In a single window of the Halobaculum lipolyticum genome:
- a CDS encoding DUF5788 family protein codes for MQEYQRKQLLERVNKESATIGADIPDRIEVQGEEIDLRTFVFEIKRRDTVPEGERERVEQAKRNLRRERLERLEEIEENRVDFETGEEIAASIIGIDRALEALNDLRPADLEGEARRQEAMDQKRWMNFLKQALGRDDGSAGKRGGY; via the coding sequence GTGCAGGAGTACCAGCGCAAACAGCTCCTCGAACGCGTGAACAAAGAGAGCGCGACCATCGGCGCGGACATCCCGGACCGCATCGAGGTGCAGGGCGAGGAGATCGACCTCCGGACGTTCGTGTTCGAGATCAAACGCCGCGACACGGTCCCCGAGGGCGAGCGCGAGCGCGTCGAGCAGGCCAAGCGGAACCTCCGGCGCGAACGGCTCGAACGGCTCGAAGAGATCGAGGAGAACCGCGTCGACTTCGAGACGGGCGAGGAGATCGCCGCGAGCATCATCGGCATCGACCGCGCGCTGGAGGCGCTGAACGACCTGCGGCCCGCCGACTTAGAGGGCGAGGCGCGGCGACAGGAGGCGATGGACCAGAAGCGGTGGATGAACTTCCTGAAGCAGGCGCTGGGACGCGACGACGGGAGCGCCGGGAAGCGCGGCGGCTACTGA
- the polX gene encoding DNA polymerase/3'-5' exonuclease PolX: MRNAEVAALFEEFADLLEAQDVAYKPSAYRRAAENIRDHPRAVEDMAAEGGEEAVAEIDHVGDAIAAKIVEYLDTGGIEELEELRADLPVDMAALTRVEGVGPKTVGTLYEELGITDLEELEAAAEAGEIRGIKGFGAKTEQNILDNVGFAKEAGKRQRLGDARPLADDVVGHLDHEAVVERIDVAGSIRRWKATIGDVDVLVASDDGAAVVDVFTDWDGADDVIEAGEQKASVRAEGVRIDLRVVVPEEFGSALQYFTGSKAHNVTLRNLAIDRGLKLNEYGVFDVSDVSDVADADDDSRRVGERLGGAEEAEMYGALDLPVIPPEIREDTGEIRAAVEGDLPDLVTEGEIHGDLHTHTEWSDGGNTVAEMVQAAADRGYDYHCVTDHAEGPGVFGDAGLSDADVREQADEVAAVRADADIDVFHGVEANIDADGEVTTSDDLLAELDIVVASPHAALDRGEATDRLIRAVEHPHVDVLGHPTGRLINRRSGLEVDFERLAEAAAAAGTALEVNANPARLDCDGDAVRAAVEAGATIAIDTDAHSPSEFDNVHYGVHTARRGWAESADVLNTRDADGLRAFLDG; the protein is encoded by the coding sequence ATGCGTAACGCCGAGGTCGCCGCCCTCTTCGAGGAGTTCGCGGACCTGCTGGAGGCGCAGGACGTCGCCTACAAGCCCAGCGCCTACCGCCGCGCCGCCGAGAACATCCGCGACCACCCCCGCGCCGTCGAGGACATGGCCGCCGAGGGCGGCGAGGAGGCGGTCGCCGAGATCGACCACGTCGGCGACGCCATCGCCGCGAAGATCGTCGAGTACCTCGACACCGGCGGGATCGAGGAGTTGGAGGAGTTACGCGCCGACCTCCCGGTCGACATGGCCGCCCTCACCCGCGTCGAGGGCGTCGGCCCGAAGACCGTCGGCACGCTGTACGAGGAACTGGGGATCACGGACTTGGAGGAACTGGAGGCGGCCGCCGAGGCCGGCGAGATCCGGGGGATCAAGGGGTTCGGCGCGAAGACCGAGCAGAACATCCTCGACAACGTCGGGTTCGCGAAGGAGGCGGGCAAGCGCCAGCGCCTCGGGGACGCGCGCCCGCTGGCCGACGACGTGGTCGGCCACCTCGACCACGAGGCCGTCGTCGAGCGCATCGACGTGGCGGGGTCGATCCGGCGGTGGAAAGCCACCATCGGCGACGTGGACGTGCTCGTCGCCAGCGACGACGGCGCGGCGGTCGTCGACGTGTTCACCGACTGGGACGGCGCCGACGACGTGATCGAGGCCGGCGAGCAGAAGGCCAGCGTCCGCGCCGAGGGCGTCAGGATCGACCTCAGAGTCGTCGTCCCGGAGGAGTTCGGGTCGGCGCTCCAGTACTTCACCGGGTCGAAGGCGCACAACGTGACGCTCCGGAACCTCGCGATCGACCGCGGGCTGAAGCTCAACGAGTACGGCGTGTTCGACGTGAGCGACGTGAGCGACGTGGCCGACGCGGACGACGACAGCCGGCGCGTCGGCGAGCGACTCGGCGGCGCCGAGGAGGCCGAGATGTACGGCGCGCTCGACCTGCCCGTGATCCCGCCGGAGATCCGGGAGGACACCGGCGAGATCCGGGCGGCCGTCGAGGGCGACCTCCCCGACCTCGTCACCGAGGGAGAGATCCACGGCGACCTCCACACCCACACCGAGTGGTCCGACGGCGGCAACACGGTCGCCGAGATGGTGCAGGCGGCCGCCGACCGCGGCTACGACTACCACTGTGTCACCGACCACGCCGAGGGACCGGGCGTGTTCGGCGACGCCGGTCTCTCGGACGCCGACGTGCGCGAACAGGCCGACGAGGTCGCGGCCGTGCGCGCGGACGCGGACATCGACGTGTTCCACGGCGTCGAGGCGAACATCGACGCCGACGGCGAGGTGACGACGAGCGACGACCTGCTCGCCGAGTTAGACATCGTCGTCGCCTCGCCGCACGCCGCGCTCGACCGCGGCGAGGCGACCGACCGGCTGATCCGGGCGGTCGAGCACCCGCACGTCGACGTTCTCGGCCACCCGACCGGACGGCTGATCAACCGACGCTCCGGACTGGAGGTCGACTTCGAGCGACTCGCCGAGGCGGCCGCGGCCGCCGGCACGGCGCTGGAGGTCAACGCCAACCCGGCACGCCTCGACTGCGACGGCGACGCCGTGCGCGCGGCCGTCGAGGCGGGCGCGACGATCGCGATCGACACCGACGCCCACTCGCCGTCGGAGTTCGACAACGTCCACTACGGCGTCCACACCGCACGACGCGGGTGGGCGGAGTCCGCCGACGTCCTGAACACGCGCGACGCCGACGGGCTACGGGCGTTCCTCGACGGATGA
- a CDS encoding Mut7-C RNAse domain-containing protein: MSDGRDGGPPDSGGSKGTDAPDDPAAITPERDRLLLDVMLGTLASYLRMCGYDALYALDDGVEDDDAIRTLAAIEGRRLVTRDRDLAASTPGALLLTERDVVEQLRELRTAGVRLRLDGQPSRCGACNAPVERVADGGRRPEYAPDDGPLWRCVDCGQHFWRGSHWDDVAETLASL; encoded by the coding sequence ATGAGCGACGGGCGGGACGGAGGACCGCCCGACTCCGGCGGGTCCAAGGGGACCGACGCCCCCGACGATCCGGCGGCGATCACGCCCGAACGCGATCGGCTCCTGCTCGACGTGATGCTCGGGACCCTCGCCAGCTACCTCCGGATGTGCGGCTACGACGCGCTGTACGCGCTCGACGACGGCGTCGAGGACGACGACGCGATCCGGACGCTCGCGGCGATCGAGGGCCGCCGACTGGTCACCCGCGACCGCGACCTCGCGGCGTCGACGCCGGGCGCGCTGTTGCTCACCGAGCGCGACGTGGTCGAGCAACTGCGGGAACTCCGGACGGCCGGCGTCCGACTCCGACTCGACGGACAGCCCTCGCGCTGTGGCGCCTGCAACGCGCCCGTCGAGCGTGTCGCCGACGGCGGGCGTCGGCCCGAGTACGCGCCCGACGACGGGCCGCTGTGGCGCTGTGTCGACTGCGGCCAGCACTTCTGGAGGGGGAGCCACTGGGACGACGTCGCCGAGACGCTCGCGTCGCTGTGA
- a CDS encoding DUF7139 domain-containing protein, whose protein sequence is MSSLAEVYEGQVGEYASLRRLYLGVAAFSLGALLVVAGIVIAATDVTAVTLGWNLGQARETAGILAGLGIPTTFLGVLVIMPTSPRTQAAAVVGAGVAVLGVALFAHAYPCHWSGSQCGGNPVDLTLPTAGVYFLGAFTAFWCLFTGVANFKARNNPGGTVSLEITREGETKVIEVPKATAEEIRGAKGDTGTVGGVGLLGATPDGSVETQTNRPEFARQRAARDRQRSAATTGAPAEPAGGGTASDGGASASDITPLADDGSSTESPSAPRSAPSGASAAASDDGPTERSQSPGDSYCGSCGHFQYVRTDQGMQPYCGLHDDLMDDMEACDDWSPR, encoded by the coding sequence ATGAGCAGTCTCGCCGAGGTGTACGAGGGCCAGGTCGGCGAGTACGCCAGCCTCCGCCGCTTGTACCTCGGCGTGGCGGCGTTCTCGCTGGGTGCCCTCCTCGTCGTCGCCGGCATCGTCATCGCGGCGACCGACGTCACGGCCGTCACCCTCGGCTGGAACCTCGGGCAGGCGCGCGAGACGGCCGGCATCCTCGCCGGCCTCGGCATCCCGACGACGTTCCTCGGCGTCCTCGTGATCATGCCGACCAGCCCGCGGACGCAGGCGGCGGCGGTCGTCGGCGCCGGCGTCGCGGTGTTGGGGGTGGCGCTGTTCGCCCACGCGTACCCGTGCCACTGGTCGGGGTCGCAGTGCGGCGGCAACCCGGTCGACCTCACGCTCCCGACCGCCGGCGTCTACTTCCTCGGCGCGTTCACGGCGTTCTGGTGTCTGTTCACCGGCGTCGCGAACTTCAAGGCGCGTAACAACCCCGGCGGCACGGTGTCGCTTGAGATCACCCGCGAGGGGGAGACGAAGGTGATCGAGGTGCCGAAGGCGACCGCCGAGGAGATCCGCGGCGCGAAGGGCGACACCGGCACCGTCGGCGGCGTCGGTCTCCTCGGAGCGACGCCCGACGGGAGCGTCGAGACACAGACCAACCGCCCCGAGTTCGCCCGCCAGCGAGCCGCGCGGGACCGACAGCGGTCCGCCGCCACGACCGGTGCGCCGGCGGAACCCGCCGGCGGCGGAACGGCCAGCGACGGGGGCGCGAGCGCCTCGGATATCACCCCGCTCGCAGACGACGGGTCGTCGACGGAGTCGCCGTCGGCGCCGCGCTCGGCTCCCTCCGGCGCGTCCGCCGCCGCGTCCGACGACGGCCCCACCGAGCGGTCGCAGTCGCCGGGCGACTCCTACTGCGGTTCCTGTGGCCACTTCCAGTACGTCCGCACCGATCAGGGGATGCAGCCGTACTGCGGGCTCCACGACGACCTCATGGACGACATGGAGGCGTGCGACGACTGGAGTCCCCGCTGA
- a CDS encoding DUF5789 family protein — protein sequence MADDDEPEEEEPAVELGDGPAVDGAPLARVASRLTWPQEKSRVLDKEGDATIRTPDGPRDLADVLSEVDVTYFDRRQTFVDAVEDVVGRGPVRTAE from the coding sequence ATGGCCGACGACGACGAACCCGAGGAGGAGGAGCCGGCCGTCGAGCTCGGCGACGGTCCCGCGGTCGACGGTGCGCCGCTGGCCCGCGTCGCCTCGCGGCTCACCTGGCCCCAGGAGAAGTCCCGCGTGCTCGACAAGGAGGGCGACGCGACGATCCGCACCCCGGACGGCCCGCGCGACCTCGCGGACGTGCTGAGCGAGGTCGACGTCACGTACTTCGACCGCCGCCAGACGTTCGTCGACGCCGTCGAGGACGTGGTCGGCCGCGGTCCCGTGCGGACGGCCGAGTAA
- a CDS encoding DUF302 domain-containing protein → MQLPIDPDAIRGEDYGEKRATLKMSHEDAIEHVREVFADHGFGVPVEFSPSDLLNEKVDADRDPYYVLGACNPAIADRALDATDNTLGALMPCNVVIWEEEPGVQTVYHVSIMRVAKLLGLDTDSEEMDAIIADTGEMVTAAYDDLDSS, encoded by the coding sequence ATGCAGCTCCCGATCGACCCCGACGCGATCCGCGGCGAGGACTACGGCGAGAAGCGTGCGACGCTGAAGATGTCCCACGAGGACGCGATCGAACACGTCCGCGAGGTGTTCGCCGACCACGGGTTCGGGGTGCCCGTCGAGTTCTCCCCGTCGGACCTCCTCAACGAGAAGGTCGACGCCGACCGCGACCCCTACTACGTGCTCGGCGCGTGCAACCCCGCCATCGCCGACCGCGCGCTCGACGCGACCGACAACACGCTCGGCGCGCTCATGCCGTGCAACGTCGTGATCTGGGAGGAAGAGCCGGGCGTCCAGACCGTCTACCACGTCTCGATCATGCGGGTCGCGAAACTGCTCGGTCTCGACACCGACAGCGAGGAGATGGACGCCATCATCGCCGACACCGGCGAGATGGTGACGGCCGCCTACGACGACCTCGACTCGTCGTAG
- a CDS encoding preprotein translocase subunit TatA: protein MPLLFGAVPGGPELLIILLILLLLFGGSAVLMLLLGVGGLKVLGGAGGDDGDDERLAEVERELAETRAELAELRNEHEHEHDHERGGSAREGDDVPDYDESRSS, encoded by the coding sequence ATGCCCCTCCTGTTCGGCGCGGTCCCCGGCGGTCCGGAGCTACTGATCATCCTGCTCATCCTGCTGCTCCTGTTCGGCGGATCGGCCGTCCTGATGCTGCTGCTCGGCGTCGGCGGTCTCAAGGTCCTCGGCGGCGCGGGCGGGGACGACGGCGACGACGAGCGACTCGCCGAGGTCGAACGCGAACTCGCGGAGACCCGCGCCGAACTGGCGGAACTGCGGAACGAGCACGAGCACGAACACGACCACGAGCGCGGCGGCTCGGCCCGCGAGGGGGACGACGTGCCCGACTACGACGAGTCGAGGTCGTCGTAG
- the nreA gene encoding DNA repair protein NreA, with translation MKLDDYVEFEANERAERRRLAQEKSYELMDHLESFQHRFDEATGGDSVFGSVSPSIFVGSSNYPNLSTGLLSPVGHEDDAATYETSGAWYEEGVSISDVFERRTSLLNSTKGVDARSVGDDGSVHDAWDGFLGVQREVAIADRPVDVEVFLDDGPAIDYDVSPDDIATPTGPRARAADADLTENPHVPRPVKKTLEDDDWRAEGAMNYLYRRGFDVYDINTVLSAGALGRGENRRLVPTRWSITAVDDTVGKYLRGTIRDRRSVDSVQVWRNEYLGNAYWVVLAPGDWEFELVEIKSPGSIWHPDPAGDTYLSSAHENREGRTQYVDETAGAYYASRFGVLEHLADRGRQAKVLVLRHVSDDYWGPVGVWQVRECVRNAFDGEHGEAETFEDAVRGVSEQLPVSLARLRKKSTMVAGLQSSLADWTA, from the coding sequence GTGAAGCTGGACGACTACGTCGAGTTCGAGGCGAACGAGCGCGCCGAGCGGCGGCGCCTCGCCCAGGAGAAGTCCTACGAGCTGATGGACCACCTCGAGTCGTTCCAGCACCGCTTCGACGAGGCGACCGGCGGCGACTCGGTGTTCGGCTCCGTCTCTCCCTCCATCTTCGTCGGCTCCAGCAACTACCCGAACCTCTCGACGGGGCTGCTGTCGCCCGTCGGCCACGAGGACGACGCCGCGACGTACGAGACGAGCGGCGCGTGGTACGAGGAGGGCGTCTCCATCTCCGACGTGTTCGAGCGGCGCACCTCGCTGCTCAACTCGACCAAGGGCGTCGACGCCCGGAGCGTCGGTGACGACGGCAGCGTCCACGACGCGTGGGACGGGTTCCTCGGCGTCCAGCGCGAGGTCGCCATCGCCGACCGCCCGGTCGACGTGGAGGTGTTCCTCGACGACGGACCGGCCATCGACTACGACGTGTCGCCCGACGACATCGCGACGCCGACGGGACCCCGCGCCCGCGCGGCCGACGCGGACCTGACCGAGAACCCCCACGTCCCCCGGCCCGTGAAGAAGACGCTGGAGGACGACGACTGGCGCGCCGAGGGCGCGATGAACTACCTCTACCGCCGCGGCTTCGACGTGTACGACATCAACACCGTCCTCTCGGCGGGCGCGCTCGGACGGGGAGAGAACCGGCGGCTCGTCCCGACGCGGTGGTCGATCACCGCCGTCGACGACACGGTCGGGAAGTACCTCCGCGGGACGATCCGCGACCGCCGGAGCGTCGACTCCGTGCAGGTGTGGCGCAACGAGTACCTCGGCAACGCCTACTGGGTGGTGCTCGCGCCGGGCGACTGGGAGTTCGAGTTGGTCGAGATCAAGTCGCCGGGGAGCATCTGGCACCCCGACCCGGCGGGCGACACGTACCTCTCGTCGGCCCACGAGAACCGCGAGGGGCGGACGCAGTACGTCGACGAGACGGCGGGCGCCTACTACGCCTCCCGGTTCGGCGTGCTCGAACACCTCGCCGACCGCGGCCGGCAGGCGAAGGTGCTCGTCCTCCGGCACGTCTCCGACGACTACTGGGGTCCCGTCGGCGTCTGGCAGGTGCGCGAGTGCGTCCGCAACGCCTTCGACGGCGAACACGGCGAGGCGGAGACGTTCGAGGACGCCGTCCGCGGCGTCAGCGAGCAGTTGCCGGTGTCGCTGGCGCGGCTCCGCAAGAAGTCGACGATGGTCGCCGGCCTGCAGTCGAGCCTCGCGGACTGGACGGCGTAG